One stretch of Amycolatopsis sp. NBC_00345 DNA includes these proteins:
- a CDS encoding terpene synthase family protein produces MSEFPHAGQCVPIVRLGSAVLADLLRWTSKWLPGFEYLPLPAIAFGEAVVGPWATAEQLRVTGRMAVWAYALDDHVEREITDLAALDEFFARCSAIVHTGASDDGHPLLSALSAWQQELTSLPGYPALAPVWRQAFDACLSGHRHDWVVGWARERGEPPSTDVAAYLEHSDSSAVGQVHVPRWIVYGGAELPSRLDVLLPALTDVMVATRLANDLSTFERERAEPGQNNVLMYGVSADWVQAEIGRRLTSVHTRLEPLAAGDFRPAVGLVRLADWCVGIYTGHDMRVAAVAAQPDPASSESTSSESTSGERI; encoded by the coding sequence ATGAGCGAATTCCCGCACGCCGGGCAGTGCGTCCCGATCGTGCGGCTGGGCTCCGCGGTACTCGCCGATCTGCTGCGCTGGACCTCGAAGTGGTTGCCTGGCTTCGAATACCTCCCACTCCCCGCGATCGCCTTCGGGGAGGCGGTGGTCGGGCCGTGGGCCACTGCGGAGCAGCTGAGGGTGACCGGGCGGATGGCGGTGTGGGCCTACGCCCTCGACGATCACGTGGAACGCGAGATCACCGACCTGGCCGCACTCGACGAGTTCTTCGCGCGGTGCAGCGCGATCGTGCACACCGGGGCATCGGACGACGGCCACCCGCTGCTGTCCGCTCTTTCCGCCTGGCAACAGGAATTGACGAGCTTGCCCGGATACCCGGCCCTGGCGCCGGTGTGGCGGCAGGCCTTCGACGCCTGCCTGAGCGGGCACCGTCACGACTGGGTTGTCGGCTGGGCCCGCGAACGGGGAGAGCCGCCGTCGACCGATGTGGCGGCGTACCTCGAGCACTCGGACAGTTCCGCGGTCGGCCAGGTGCACGTGCCGCGCTGGATCGTTTACGGCGGCGCCGAGCTGCCGTCCCGGCTGGACGTGCTGCTGCCCGCGCTGACCGACGTCATGGTGGCGACTCGGCTGGCCAACGACCTCAGCACCTTCGAGCGGGAACGCGCCGAACCGGGCCAGAACAACGTGCTGATGTACGGCGTCTCGGCCGATTGGGTGCAAGCGGAGATCGGCCGGCGGCTGACCTCCGTCCATACGCGCCTGGAACCGTTGGCGGCCGGGGACTTCCGGCCCGCCGTCGGGCTCGTCCGGCTCGCGGACTGGTGCGTCGGCATCTACACCGGGCACGACATGCGGGTCGCGGCCGTGGCGGCCCAGCCCGATCCAGCCAGCAGCGAATCGACCAGCAGCGAATCGACCAGCGGAGAGCGAATCTGA
- a CDS encoding prenyltransferase/squalene oxidase repeat-containing protein encodes MYDPVGQADLLIGELGTRPVASMAYSTARVAGLAADTGVPLFPRARRWLLERQHADGSWGGAVPNAYDRLVSTMAAALALRAEPGDRAASAVRSGLDYLRDNESAWRNEVGEPIGFEVVAPYLAGQLRTAYSISLGSLTELERLRADKLARMPAGVLTRQPTALLYSLEALDEVVPVAELAGFAAPNGSMANNPAATAALWTATEDRSTLAYLGESAGSTGDGGLPEIYPINVFEPAWVLYLLGRAELLPVSAKPHIERLAGLTDGRSEPLGASAEFPAPDSDDTAMVANIAQANGYPAMPLLEALLGFEHDDHFVGFAHERGTPVSANARVLEAFSPHPHRFTAQIGKARDFLLDTRIDGAWWYDKWHLSPYYATAQAAAGLAGVVGDDVLAGTWRWLLESQHDDGSWGAAGGLPEETAHAVLAIDALVPLFGPAPAGTYRRAHAYLRERIDLTEHAELWIGKGLYTPPTVVRAAVLAACELSGRSGE; translated from the coding sequence ATGTACGACCCGGTCGGCCAAGCCGATCTCCTCATCGGCGAGCTGGGCACGCGCCCGGTCGCTTCGATGGCCTACTCCACCGCGCGGGTCGCCGGCCTGGCCGCCGACACCGGCGTTCCGCTGTTCCCCCGCGCGCGCCGATGGCTGCTGGAGCGCCAGCACGCGGACGGCTCGTGGGGCGGCGCCGTGCCCAATGCCTACGACCGGCTGGTGTCGACTATGGCCGCGGCCCTCGCGTTGCGCGCCGAACCCGGCGACCGCGCGGCGAGCGCGGTGCGGTCGGGGCTGGATTACTTGCGGGACAACGAATCGGCGTGGCGGAACGAGGTCGGTGAGCCGATCGGGTTCGAGGTCGTCGCGCCCTATCTGGCCGGGCAGCTGCGGACCGCGTACTCGATTTCGCTGGGCTCACTGACCGAGCTGGAACGGCTGCGCGCGGACAAGCTCGCCCGGATGCCCGCCGGGGTGCTCACCCGGCAGCCCACCGCGCTGCTGTACTCCCTGGAAGCGCTCGACGAGGTGGTCCCGGTGGCCGAGCTGGCGGGCTTCGCCGCGCCGAACGGGTCGATGGCCAACAACCCCGCGGCCACGGCCGCACTGTGGACGGCGACCGAGGACCGGTCCACCCTGGCCTATCTCGGCGAGTCGGCCGGCAGCACGGGGGACGGCGGCCTGCCGGAGATCTATCCGATCAACGTGTTCGAACCGGCCTGGGTCCTCTACCTGCTCGGCCGCGCCGAGCTGCTGCCCGTCTCGGCCAAGCCGCACATCGAGCGGCTGGCGGGGTTGACGGACGGCCGCAGTGAGCCGCTCGGCGCCAGCGCGGAGTTCCCGGCACCGGACTCCGATGACACCGCGATGGTCGCGAACATCGCGCAGGCCAACGGTTATCCGGCCATGCCGCTGCTGGAGGCACTGCTCGGCTTCGAGCACGACGATCACTTCGTCGGGTTCGCCCACGAGCGGGGCACCCCGGTCAGCGCCAACGCCCGGGTGCTCGAAGCGTTCAGCCCGCATCCGCACCGGTTCACGGCGCAGATCGGCAAGGCCCGCGACTTCCTGCTGGACACGCGTATCGACGGGGCCTGGTGGTACGACAAGTGGCACCTCTCGCCCTACTACGCCACGGCGCAGGCGGCGGCCGGGCTGGCCGGTGTCGTCGGCGACGACGTGCTCGCCGGCACCTGGCGCTGGCTGCTGGAAAGCCAGCACGACGATGGATCTTGGGGCGCTGCAGGCGGTTTGCCGGAGGAGACCGCGCACGCCGTGCTCGCGATCGACGCGCTGGTCCCGCTGTTCGGCCCCGCGCCCGCCGGCACCTACCGCAGGGCGCACGCGTACCTGCGTGAGCGGATCGACCTGACCGAGCACGCCGAACTGTGGATCGGCAAGGGGCTCTACACTCCGCCGACGGTCGTCCGCGCCGCCGTGCTGGCCGCCTGCGAACTCAGTGGACGGAGTGGGGAATGA
- a CDS encoding polyprenyl synthetase family protein, which translates to MSVLRIDVGRPGAEVLAWSRELVEPALRGAVDRLPAPARRITGYHFGWHDEHGEPDTGPDQAGRGGAGKAFRSALVLLSAQAAGGTAAQAMPAACAIELVHNFSLLHDDVMDGDLTRRHRPAGWVVFGVGPAILAGDALLTLAFDVLAGASQPGGPGGTVQALSSVLYQLVDGQSADLSFEERDEVGLAECVRMAEGKTGALIGGACRLGCLAGGGNRDQADRLSGFGRHVGLAFQFVDDLLGIWGDPAVTGKPVYADLLRRKKSAPVVAALNSGTPQGQRLRELYRGGAVLSEAELENAAALIESAGGRTWAEEQAQQHLTQGLACLVDAGLSAPARHELENLARIAVHRDR; encoded by the coding sequence TTGTCAGTGCTGAGGATCGACGTCGGCCGGCCCGGGGCCGAGGTGCTGGCCTGGAGCCGGGAGCTGGTGGAACCGGCGCTGCGCGGTGCGGTTGACCGGTTGCCGGCTCCGGCGCGGCGTATCACCGGCTATCACTTCGGCTGGCACGACGAACACGGCGAACCGGACACTGGTCCAGACCAGGCGGGCCGGGGCGGTGCGGGCAAGGCGTTCCGGTCCGCGCTGGTGCTGCTGTCCGCGCAGGCGGCCGGTGGCACGGCGGCGCAGGCGATGCCGGCCGCTTGCGCGATCGAGCTGGTGCACAACTTCAGCCTGCTGCACGACGACGTGATGGACGGTGACCTCACCCGCAGGCACCGGCCGGCCGGCTGGGTCGTGTTCGGCGTCGGTCCGGCGATCCTGGCCGGCGACGCGTTGCTGACCCTGGCCTTCGACGTGCTCGCCGGCGCGAGCCAGCCGGGCGGGCCGGGCGGTACCGTGCAAGCGCTTTCTTCGGTGCTGTACCAGCTGGTCGACGGGCAGAGCGCGGACCTGTCGTTCGAGGAGCGGGACGAGGTCGGCCTGGCCGAGTGCGTGCGGATGGCGGAGGGCAAGACCGGCGCGCTGATCGGCGGGGCGTGCCGGCTGGGATGCCTTGCCGGGGGCGGAAACCGGGACCAGGCCGACCGGTTGAGCGGGTTCGGGCGGCACGTCGGGCTGGCGTTCCAGTTCGTGGACGACCTGCTCGGGATCTGGGGCGATCCGGCGGTGACCGGCAAGCCGGTGTACGCCGATCTCCTCCGGCGCAAGAAGTCCGCGCCGGTGGTGGCCGCGTTGAACTCCGGGACCCCGCAGGGGCAGCGGCTGCGCGAGCTCTACCGCGGCGGCGCGGTCCTCAGCGAGGCGGAGCTGGAGAACGCGGCCGCGCTCATCGAGTCCGCGGGCGGTCGCACGTGGGCCGAAGAACAGGCCCAGCAGCACTTGACGCAGGGCCTGGCCTGCCTGGTCGATGCCGGGTTGTCCGCGCCGGCCCGCCACGAACTCGAGAACCTCGCACGAATCGCCGTACACCGTGACCGGTGA
- a CDS encoding HNH endonuclease signature motif containing protein → MSNYEDAALNGAADVLSRIHERAVRVAQLEAEQAADVALFAAAGGSARSVVAELALELSVTERRAGADVALAQALTTRLPETFAAFRRGEIDAFKARMVFEPTIALSDEMAGQVDAIVATRLAGKNPSSLRAAVNRVVQKVDAEGYERRSRARRRDRNVCLIHQDETMSTLLCDLPVEHASAIYISLDQEARRLRRGGESRTLEQLRADVLVDRLLNRSPGDSGIKPVVYVYVDLLTLAGLNEDPAELSGCGTVPAWLARALAADSNSVWRRIITEPDTGQVLSVGRTRYRPPAALADLVQARDRVCRHPGCRRPSQYSDIDHTHDFAQGGHTAEDNLAPYCRRHHRLKDESGWFLTTAPGGDGTITTPTGRVYATKPPPLHESRVTGAAGGAGREAAA, encoded by the coding sequence GTGAGCAATTATGAAGATGCTGCTTTAAATGGAGCAGCTGATGTTTTGTCTCGGATTCATGAACGGGCCGTCCGGGTGGCGCAGTTGGAGGCCGAGCAGGCCGCTGATGTCGCGTTGTTCGCGGCGGCGGGTGGGTCTGCCCGGTCGGTGGTGGCGGAGCTGGCGTTGGAGTTGTCGGTGACAGAGCGGCGCGCGGGGGCTGATGTCGCGTTGGCGCAGGCATTGACTACCCGGTTGCCGGAGACGTTCGCAGCGTTCCGGCGTGGAGAGATCGACGCTTTCAAGGCGCGGATGGTATTCGAGCCGACCATTGCCCTGTCTGATGAGATGGCCGGTCAGGTCGACGCGATTGTTGCGACGCGGTTGGCGGGGAAGAATCCGTCGTCGTTACGGGCGGCGGTGAATCGGGTGGTGCAGAAAGTGGATGCCGAGGGATATGAGCGAAGATCCCGGGCGCGACGGCGCGACCGTAATGTGTGTTTGATTCATCAGGACGAGACGATGTCCACTCTGCTGTGTGATCTGCCCGTGGAACACGCCTCGGCGATCTACATCTCCCTCGATCAGGAGGCGCGGAGGCTGCGTCGCGGAGGCGAGTCCCGGACGTTGGAGCAGTTGCGTGCGGATGTCCTGGTTGATCGGCTGCTGAACCGGTCACCGGGTGACAGTGGCATCAAGCCCGTTGTCTATGTCTATGTGGACTTGCTGACGTTGGCTGGACTGAACGAGGATCCCGCTGAACTCTCCGGCTGTGGCACGGTTCCGGCGTGGCTGGCGCGGGCACTCGCGGCGGACTCGAACTCGGTGTGGCGGCGGATCATCACCGAGCCCGACACCGGGCAGGTGCTCAGTGTCGGCCGGACCCGCTATCGGCCACCGGCCGCGCTCGCTGACCTGGTTCAGGCGCGGGATCGGGTGTGTCGGCACCCTGGATGTCGCCGTCCGTCGCAGTACAGCGACATCGACCACACCCACGACTTCGCGCAAGGCGGCCACACCGCCGAAGACAACCTGGCCCCGTACTGTCGGCGGCACCACCGTCTCAAAGACGAATCAGGCTGGTTCCTCACCACGGCGCCCGGCGGCGACGGCACGATCACCACCCCGACGGGACGGGTGTACGCGACGAAACCGCCACCACTGCACGAAAGCCGGGTGACAGGCGCCGCAGGTGGGGCCGGGCGCGAGGCGGCCGCCTGA
- a CDS encoding GNAT family N-acetyltransferase: MFIRQATDADTAAIHAVHTAAFRDHNPAGTVEIPEARLVGELRADGDLIPALSLVAERDGEVIGHACSSRARVADDAGAAVGFGPLGVLPEFQRSGAGSALVQATLGAANALGFAAVVLLGDPKYYSRFGFVLASTLDITPPVPEWAPHFQARTLTAYTPSIHGPFRYSPAFDRL, from the coding sequence ATGTTCATCCGCCAGGCCACCGACGCCGACACCGCGGCGATCCACGCCGTCCACACCGCCGCGTTCCGCGACCACAACCCCGCGGGCACCGTCGAGATCCCGGAAGCCCGGCTGGTCGGCGAACTACGGGCCGACGGCGACCTGATCCCGGCCCTGTCCCTCGTCGCCGAGCGAGACGGCGAGGTGATCGGCCACGCGTGCTCCAGCCGGGCCCGCGTCGCCGACGACGCCGGGGCCGCCGTCGGCTTCGGCCCGCTGGGCGTGCTCCCGGAGTTCCAGCGCAGCGGCGCCGGCTCGGCCCTCGTCCAGGCGACGCTCGGTGCGGCCAACGCTCTGGGCTTCGCCGCCGTGGTCCTCCTCGGCGACCCGAAGTACTACTCCCGCTTCGGTTTTGTCCTGGCCTCGACGCTGGACATCACGCCACCAGTGCCGGAATGGGCACCGCACTTCCAGGCCCGCACGCTCACCGCGTACACCCCGTCGATCCACGGCCCGTTCCGCTATTCCCCGGCGTTCGACCGGCTCTGA
- a CDS encoding FAD-dependent monooxygenase, whose amino-acid sequence METTSVLIAGGGPTGLMLACELRLAGVDVQVVDRLAGRGDESRAGGMHPRTLEVLDQRGMLAPFQAQGRPIQAGHFSGIGLNFSRFDTRFPYTLTLLQSKVERLLEARLVELGGRVRWSSEITGFEQDDDGVTVQINGSQQIRADYLVGCDGGRSVVRKLAGVGFAGTAATMTSLLGDVELTEPPTEPFVQKRAELGNFSVLGFEPGWYRVIVSDYDRVLDRQAEVGFEDLRAAMVRIAGTDFGMHSPRWISHFGDAARLADRYRSGRVLLAGDAAHIHSPAGGQGMNTGMQDAVNLGWKLALVVDGRAPETLLDSYETERRPVADRVLRNTRAQTLLGRPGPHVEALRETVAALIGTEAGNSTVGTMLSALDLEYPIGDEHPLLGRRVPDLDLKTADGTVRLYELLHRGRPILLDFDARLGSALEGWTDRVDHIEAVLPTDRWAIPAVGEVPASAALLVRPDGYVAWLPEAAVELRTALTTWFGPELSGDAVQSRSNAGE is encoded by the coding sequence ATGGAAACCACGAGCGTGCTGATCGCCGGCGGCGGCCCGACCGGACTGATGCTGGCCTGCGAGCTCCGGCTGGCCGGGGTCGACGTGCAGGTGGTCGACCGGCTGGCCGGGCGCGGCGACGAATCGCGGGCCGGGGGCATGCACCCGCGCACCCTCGAAGTGCTTGACCAGCGCGGAATGCTCGCGCCGTTCCAAGCCCAGGGCCGCCCGATCCAGGCCGGGCACTTCTCCGGGATCGGGTTGAACTTCAGCCGGTTCGACACGCGGTTCCCGTACACGCTGACGCTGCTCCAGTCGAAGGTCGAGCGGCTGCTCGAAGCGCGTTTGGTCGAGCTGGGCGGGCGGGTGCGGTGGTCGTCCGAGATCACCGGCTTCGAGCAGGATGACGACGGCGTCACCGTGCAGATCAACGGCTCGCAGCAGATTCGCGCCGACTACCTGGTCGGCTGCGACGGTGGCCGCAGCGTGGTGCGCAAGCTCGCCGGCGTCGGCTTCGCCGGTACCGCGGCGACGATGACTTCCCTGCTCGGCGACGTCGAACTGACCGAGCCGCCGACTGAGCCCTTTGTCCAGAAGCGCGCCGAGCTGGGTAATTTCTCGGTGCTCGGCTTCGAGCCCGGCTGGTACCGGGTGATCGTTTCGGACTACGACCGGGTCCTGGACCGGCAGGCCGAGGTCGGCTTCGAAGACCTGCGGGCGGCCATGGTCCGCATCGCCGGCACCGACTTCGGCATGCACAGCCCGCGCTGGATCTCCCACTTCGGCGACGCCGCCCGGCTCGCCGACCGGTACCGGAGCGGCCGGGTCCTGCTCGCCGGGGACGCCGCGCACATCCATTCCCCGGCCGGCGGGCAGGGGATGAACACCGGTATGCAGGACGCGGTCAACCTCGGCTGGAAACTCGCGCTGGTCGTCGACGGCCGCGCGCCGGAAACCCTGCTGGACAGCTACGAAACGGAACGCCGCCCGGTCGCCGACCGCGTACTGCGGAACACCCGCGCGCAAACCCTCCTCGGCCGCCCCGGCCCGCATGTGGAGGCCCTGCGCGAAACCGTCGCCGCGCTGATCGGGACCGAGGCCGGCAACAGCACCGTCGGCACCATGCTTTCCGCTCTGGACCTGGAATACCCGATCGGCGACGAGCACCCGCTCCTCGGCCGGCGCGTGCCCGACCTCGACCTGAAAACCGCCGACGGCACCGTGCGCCTCTACGAACTCCTGCACCGCGGCCGGCCGATCCTGCTCGACTTCGACGCCCGTCTCGGCTCCGCGCTCGAAGGCTGGACCGATCGCGTCGACCACATCGAAGCCGTCCTCCCCACTGACCGCTGGGCGATTCCCGCGGTCGGCGAGGTCCCGGCCTCCGCGGCGCTGCTGGTCCGCCCCGACGGTTACGTCGCGTGGCTCCCCGAAGCCGCCGTCGAACTGCGCACCGCGTTGACCACCTGGTTCGGCCCCGAGCTGAGCGGGGACGCCGTTCAGAGCCGGTCGAACGCCGGGGAATAG
- a CDS encoding TetR/AcrR family transcriptional regulator C-terminal domain-containing protein, which yields MKLNREVIAKTALGLLNDVGLDGLTMRLLAKELGVQAAALYWHLKNKQQLLDAMAAIMFNELSDGLEAPRKGEDWADWVGERVRAIRRMMLKYRDGARVFAGTYIAESELPRSLELTLATMVDAGFSARDAARGFPVLYHYAVGFTIEEQARSGADYAGDNPYHANELAENVDAERFPLTAQAAGDLFDARTDDGFEDGLQVIIAGLRARYLRT from the coding sequence GTGAAGCTCAACCGCGAAGTGATCGCCAAGACCGCCCTCGGCCTGCTCAACGACGTCGGCCTCGACGGGCTGACCATGCGCCTGCTCGCCAAGGAGCTCGGCGTCCAGGCGGCGGCGCTGTACTGGCACCTGAAGAACAAGCAGCAGCTGCTCGACGCGATGGCGGCGATCATGTTCAACGAGCTCAGCGACGGGCTGGAAGCGCCGAGGAAGGGCGAGGACTGGGCGGACTGGGTCGGCGAACGGGTCCGCGCCATTCGCCGGATGATGCTGAAGTACCGGGACGGCGCCCGGGTGTTCGCCGGCACCTACATCGCCGAATCCGAGCTGCCACGGTCCCTCGAGCTGACGCTGGCGACCATGGTCGACGCCGGATTCTCAGCCCGCGACGCGGCGCGTGGCTTCCCCGTGCTCTACCACTACGCGGTCGGCTTCACCATCGAGGAGCAGGCACGCAGCGGCGCCGACTACGCCGGCGACAACCCGTACCATGCCAACGAGCTGGCGGAAAACGTTGACGCAGAACGGTTTCCCCTCACCGCGCAGGCGGCAGGCGACCTGTTCGACGCCCGTACCGACGACGGGTTCGAGGACGGGCTGCAGGTGATCATCGCCGGGCTCCGGGCCCGCTACCTGCGCACCTGA